The DNA segment ATATTCCCTATCAAACCAATTCCCCCCACAATCGAGGTGTCTTCCCCAAAATAGCGGTCTCCTGAAAGCTCTTGAAAACGTTCACACATATTCTTGATGTAGTCTAAGGAATGCGGCCTCGAAGGGTGGCGGCAAATCATGACACGCTGCCAGGGAGTGAGCTCGGCGTAAGTTTTTTCTTTTAACTTTTCCAGCTTCTGTTCAAGTTTCTTTATCTCGTTATGGAATAAGGGATTATCAACGCTTTGCTTCTTTAAATGCTCTATCGTCTTTACGTATTCCTGGATTTGTTTTTCATGAGGTAAAATATCCAACAAAACTCCTAGTTATTTATTATTTATCCAAAAACTTGGCCTGAGAGAAATTTTTGACTAGCTCGACTGTTGTGGGTTTAGTAATAATAATCGCAAAAATTTCCTCGATATCTGCTGTAGCAAGTCTAATACAACCATCACTTTCGTATTTTCCAATACTTGTTGCGTCCTCGAGAAGCTTTCCGCCTTCCATAATCCATGGTACTCCATGTAGGCCAAAACCCTTGGCGGGCTCCGTGCATCCACTAATCTCTTTTTCAAAAGGAATCCATCTTGTACCAAAAGTACGGATCATTTCAATTTTTTGCCCCTTGTGAAATCCCATGACGCTTGGCTTGTAGATGGCAACTCTGCTGCCCACTTCATACCTACCCAGTGGTGTCAAAAGCCCAGAGGATTTTCGACTATCTGGACGACCTAGACTCACTCGATAGGTTTTTAAAAGTGTCTTATCTTTAGTGTCCAAGTCAATATAGTAAAAGCGCATCTTACAGCGCGACGTATCGATAACCAAATGAAACTGCACATTTTTATCTTTTCTAAGGACATTAAAGCGGTCTCCCTCAGAAATGTCTTGCTTTAAGTAATCTGGCTTTCCATTCAGACTGCGCGCAATAAAATGGCGAGAAGTCTCATAGTGAGCAGCGTAGTCAGACAACCAAGCGGGGCGTCCTTTCTGCCAGCCTACCCTACTTTTATAAGTAATGGTTTCAACAATAGGCAGTTTAGGTTCTGAGAGATTAAAGAACTCTTCAATCCTATCTTCTTCTACACCATCTATATCCTCTGCCAGTTCTTGTACAGCTATCTGCGGGAGGGGATGAGGCTTTACTTCTTCAGCTTTAGGAGGGGCGCTTATTTCTGGAGCGGGTTGGAC comes from the Chlamydiales bacterium STE3 genome and includes:
- a CDS encoding hypothetical protein (Product derived from UniProtKB/Trembl:Q6MC10), whose translation is MSLVRILIITALILFGFIGAAALLKKSKKTNLSDKAQTFLAVEEIELDQDLLPVQPAPEISAPPKAEEVKPHPLPQIAVQELAEDIDGVEEDRIEEFFNLSEPKLPIVETITYKSRVGWQKGRPAWLSDYAAHYETSRHFIARSLNGKPDYLKQDISEGDRFNVLRKDKNVQFHLVIDTSRCKMRFYYIDLDTKDKTLLKTYRVSLGRPDSRKSSGLLTPLGRYEVGSRVAIYKPSVMGFHKGQKIEMIRTFGTRWIPFEKEISGCTEPAKGFGLHGVPWIMEGGKLLEDATSIGKYESDGCIRLATADIEEIFAIIITKPTTVELVKNFSQAKFLDK